In Gossypium raimondii isolate GPD5lz chromosome 12, ASM2569854v1, whole genome shotgun sequence, a single window of DNA contains:
- the LOC105761914 gene encoding uncharacterized protein LOC105761914 gives MALPPGPYAGTSTLALVARASAFSFGLVYGSIKLKYLKAKAHR, from the exons ATGGCGCTGCCTCCTGGACCTTACGCCGGCACCAGCACTCTCGCTCTC GTTGCTCGTGCATCTGCTTTCTCTTTTGGACTCGTTTATGGGAGCATTAAGCTCAAGTACCTCAAG GCAAAGGCTCACCGCTGA
- the LOC105762898 gene encoding auxin-responsive protein SAUR50, with amino-acid sequence MSHSMGKCQKIRRIVRIRQMLKQWRRKASITASNNTIGNNNNNGDAPSDVPAGHVAVCVGTSLRRFIVRATYLNHPVFKKLLVQTEEEYGFKNMGPLIIPCDESFFEEILRVVSRSDASSNSGPFSTFKDLQRCCHVGMKDKLGFFNESRPLLHGVSDKSVY; translated from the coding sequence ATGTCTCATTCGATGGGAAAGTGCCAGAAAATTCGTCGAATTGTCCGCATCCGACAAATGCTGAAGCAGTGGCGAAGAAAAGCCAGCATAACGGCCAGCAACAACACCATcggcaacaacaacaacaacggAGATGCGCCGTCCGATGTTCCTGCTGGACACGTGGCTGTCTGTGTGGGCACAAGTCTCAGGAGATTTATCGTACGCGCGACGTACCTAAACCACCCAGTCTTCAAAAAACTCCTCGTACAAACCGAAGAAGAGTATGGTTTCAAAAACATGGGACCATTAATCATCCCATGCGACGAGTCGTTCTTCGAAGAGATTCTCCGAGTCGTATCCCGATCTGATGCTTCATCAAACTCGGGTCCTTTCTCTACTTTCAAAGATCTTCAGAGATGCTGCCACGTGGGCATGAAGGATAAACTGGGGTTTTTCAACGAGTCTCGACCGTTGCTTCATGGGGTATCCGACAAATCCGTTTACTGA